The Impatiens glandulifera chromosome 8, dImpGla2.1, whole genome shotgun sequence genome includes a window with the following:
- the LOC124911933 gene encoding putative F-box/LRR-repeat protein 23: MAHWAVGRALPSEEADEHPKLWATNGDSEASTSKTITFEKEVDETRNWLEELPHDVSVAILQKVGVIDILLSVQYVCASWHEICQDPALWRSIDMCSIDHYFVPNTMLKLTKQAIDRSCGQLIDINLEDDCNDDLLKYITDRKNQVRRLKLISCWDITDCGLSEAAKKMSSIEELYLHSGKITEVGLENVGRSCPGLKSLTHNRQRARRFYPNSVEGYQFDQNSEGLAISRTMPQLRHLSLIGNSMTNTGLQAILDACPHLESLDLRKCNNVDLTGELGKKCSSIKTFRHPNEFVGDYDSESTSDQEMGGLLLDQSDDNTDLDDDIADEFSGFWRP, translated from the exons ATGGCTCACTGG GCCGTCGGTAGAGCTCTTCCATCGGAGGAGGCTGATGAACATCCCAAGCTTTGGGCTACCAATGGAGATAGCGAAGCATCAACCA gtaAAACTATCACATTTGAAAAAGAAGTTGACGAGACTCGGAACTGGCTGGAAGAACTGCCGCACGATGTCTCAGTTGCTATACTACAAAAGGTTGGGGTCATTGATATACTGCTGAGTGTTCAGTATGTGTGCGCCTCATGGCACGAAATCTGTCAAGACCCTGCATTGTGGCGGTCCATTGACATGTGCAGCATCGACCATTACTTTGTGCCAAATACGATGTTAAAGTTAACCAAGCAAGCAATTGATCGAAGTTGTGGCCAGTTGATTGATATCAACCTCGAGGATGACTGCAATGACGATCTCCTCAAATACATTACTGACAG GAAAAATCAGGTGAGACGTCTTAAACTTATTTCGTGCTGGGACATTACAGATTGTGGATTAAGTGAAGCTGCTAAAAAGATGTCATCCATAGAAGAACTCTATCTTCATTCGGGGAAAATCACAGAAGTAGGTCTTGAAAATGTTGGACGCAGCTGCCCCGGTCTGAAATCACTCACACATAATCGACAAAGGGCTCGAAGATTTTATCCCAATTCTGTGGAGGGGTatcaatttgatcaaaattcCGAAGGACTTGCTATCTCAAGAACTATGCCTCAGTTACGTCATCTTAGCCTTATTGGGAATTCCATGACTAACACGGGTCTGCAAGCCATTCTAGATGCTTGCCCTCATCTTGAATCACTTGATCTTAGGAAGTGTAATAACGTTGACCTGACTGGTGAGTTGGGTAAAAAATGTTCTTCTATAAAGACATTCCGCCACCCCAATGAGTTTGTTGGTGATTATGACTCTGAATCAACATCTGATCAAGAGATGGGAGGTCTACTCTTGGACCAATCTGATGATAATACTGACCTAGATGATGATATTGCTGATGAATTTTCAGGCTTCTGGCGTCCTTGA
- the LOC124911765 gene encoding putative F-box/LRR-repeat protein 23: protein MEELHLHFGNITEVGLENVGRSCPGLKSLTHNRHTALINVDDPNSEALAISRTMPQLRHLSLIGNSITNTGLQAILDACPHLESLDLRQCNKVDLSGELGKKCSSIKTFHHPNEFIAEFDSESNEGGTFFFFLDDSYYSDFQHDDNDHGNNDDFN, encoded by the coding sequence ATGGAAGAACTCCATCTTCATTTTGGGAACATCACAGAAGTAGGTCTTGAAAATGTTGGGCGCAGCTGCCCGGGTCTGAAATCACTCACACATAATCGACATACTGCACTCATCAATGTGGATGATCCAAATTCCGAAGCACTTGCTATCTCAAGAACTATGCCTCAGTTGCGTCACCTGAGCCTTATTGGGAATTCCATCACTAACACAGGTTTGCAAGCCATTCTAGATGCTTGCCCTCATCTTGAATCACTTGATCTTAGGCAGTGTAATAAAGTTGACCTGTCTGGTGAGTTGGGTAAAAAATGTTCTTCTATAAAGACATTCCACCACCCCAATGAGTTTATCGCTGAATTTGACTCTGAATCCAATGAGGGAGGtacattcttcttctttctcgATGACTCCTACTACTCCGACTTCCAACACGATGATAATGATCATGGCAATAACGATGATTTCAATTAG
- the LOC124911938 gene encoding F-box protein SKIP19 has translation MAHRYQAVGRALPSETDEHPKLWAINVDSQASTSKTITFEKEVGETRNWLEELPHDVMVAILQKVGVIDILKNVQLVCASWHEICKDPALWRSITILYLRCTT, from the exons ATGGCTCACAGG TACCAGGCCGTTGGTAGAGCTCTTCCATCGGAGACTGATGAACATCCCAAGCTTTGGGCTATCAATGTAGATAGCCAAGCATCAACCA gtaAAACTATCACATTTGAAAAAGAAGTTGGCGAGACTCGGAACTGGCTGGAAGAACTGCCACACGATGTCATGGTGGCGATACTACAAAAGGTTGGGGTCATTGATATACTGAAGAATGTTCAGCTTGTGTGCGCCTCATGGCATGAAATCTGCAAAGACCCTGCATTGTGGCGGTCCATTACTATACTATATTTGAGATGTACGACATAA
- the LOC124911937 gene encoding putative F-box/LRR-repeat protein 23, with protein MSDINPSYLPPNKMFEIVKQAIDRSCGQLIDINLKYCCNNDILKYITLRKNQVRRLKLVSCWHITNYGLSEAAKKMTSIEELYLHLGRITEVGLENVGRSCPGLKSLTHNQHSIFINVDNPNSVALAISRTMSQLRHLNLIGNYMTNTGLQAILDACPHLESLDLRLCNNIDLSGELGKKCSSIKTFRHPNEFVGRGRSILDLYDDNIDLDDDFADEYFFFYD; from the exons ATGTCCGACATCAACCCTTCCTATCTGCCGCCAAATAAGATGTTCGAGATAGTCAAGCAAGCAATTGATCGAAGTTGTGGCCAGTTGATCGATATCAACCTCAAGTATTGCTGCAATAACGATATCCTCAAATACATTACTCTCAG GAAAAATCAGGTGAGACGTCTTAAACTTGTTTCGTGCTGGCACATTACCAATTATGGATTAAGTGAAGCTGCTAAAAAGATGACATCCATAGAAGAACTCTATCTTCATTTGGGGAGAATCACAGAAGTAGGTCTTGAAAATGTTGGGCGCAGCTGCCCTGGTCTGAAATCACTCACACATAATCAACATAGTATATTCATCAATGTGGATAATCCAAATTCCGTAGCACTTGCTATCTCAAGAACTATGTCTCAGTTGCGTCACCTGAACCTTATTGGGAATTACATGACTAACACAGGCCTGCAAGCCATTCTAGATGCTTGCCCTCATCTTGAATCACTTGATCTTAGGCTGTGTAATAATATTGACCTGTCTGGTGAGTTGGGTAAAAAATGTTCTTCTATAAAGACATTCCGCCACCCCAATGAGTTTGTTGGTCGAGGGAGGTCTATCCTAGACCTATACGATGATAATATTGACCTAGATGATGATTTTGctgatgaatatttttttttttatgactaA